One part of the Luteolibacter rhizosphaerae genome encodes these proteins:
- a CDS encoding transposase encodes MEFRFYDPSNPATVTNGHLPHWEQENSTYFITWRTADSIPREKAQYWTRQREQWLRTHAINPTDPDWRKKVENLSEDLRRELRRFSRFLDDEMDSCHGECLLRDPDLSRVVADSLHHFDGERYLLGDFVVMPNHVHVLVGGMDRGSMQLQVTSWKRWTSLEINRRTGREGRLWQTESFDHLVRSQSAFERFRRYISDNPAKAKLREGEYVLWQRR; translated from the coding sequence ATGGAATTCCGCTTCTACGACCCGTCCAATCCGGCCACGGTCACGAACGGACACCTGCCCCACTGGGAGCAAGAGAACTCCACCTATTTCATCACTTGGCGGACCGCCGATTCGATTCCTCGCGAGAAGGCGCAATACTGGACTCGGCAGCGTGAGCAATGGCTCCGGACCCATGCGATCAATCCCACTGACCCGGATTGGAGAAAAAAGGTGGAAAACCTATCGGAAGATCTCCGGCGCGAGCTGCGTCGTTTCTCCCGGTTCTTAGACGACGAAATGGACTCCTGTCACGGCGAGTGCCTGTTGCGCGATCCTGACTTGTCTCGGGTCGTCGCCGACTCGCTCCATCACTTCGACGGGGAGCGTTACCTTCTCGGAGATTTCGTGGTGATGCCCAATCACGTCCACGTGCTGGTGGGTGGCATGGATCGGGGGTCGATGCAGCTTCAGGTGACTTCTTGGAAGAGATGGACTTCGCTTGAGATCAATCGACGGACGGGAAGAGAGGGACGGCTCTGGCAGACAGAGAGCTTCGATCACTTGGTGCGAAGTCAGTCTGCGTTCGAGAGGTTTCGCCGCTATATCTCGGACAATCCGGCCAAAGCGAAACTCAGGGAGGGAGAATACGTCTTATGGCAGAGAAGGTAG
- a CDS encoding ATP-dependent Clp protease ATP-binding subunit — MNNFTPRAQQVLALARKEADRFNHSYVGTEHLLLGLIKLGQGVAVNVLERMGLDLESVRMEVEKEVGTGTGQKISGSIPYTPRVKKVLALANKEAKALNHSYVGTEHILLGLLREGEGVAARVLRRMDVDIQRTRNEILAEIDPNFTPDDDDDEETEEEDENFEDEGGETEETEAEGKTKTPALRAFGRDLTKLARDNDLDPVIGRESEIERVIQILCRRTKNNPVLIGEAGVGKTAIVEGLAQEIASGNVPEILRDKKVITLDLALMVAGTKYRGQFEERIKAVMDEIRKVKNVILFIDELHTIVGAGSAEGAMDASNIIKPALSRSELQVVGATTLNEYRKYIEKDAALERRFQQVKVDEPSVEDAIKIMQGLQEKYETHHKAKFTPEAVEASVKLTSRYLTGRYLPDKAIDVLDEAGARARIGQMTRPPEIKQLEGDIEQVNREKIGAIGEQDFEKAASLRDKEKQIKKTLDETLKNWRAKSEETVVEVGDEDIMAVVSKWTGVPLRRMEEKEAEKLLKMESELEGRVIGQDEAVKAISKALRRSRADLKDPRRPIGSFLFLGPTGVGKTYLARNLAEFMFGDADALIQIDMSEYMEKFTSSRLIGSPPGYVGYEEGGQLSEAVRRRPYSVVLFDEIEKAHPDVMNLLLQILEEGMVTDSLGRKIDFRNTIIILTSNVGASTIKRQTSLGFGAMSEDNADFEGMKEKILEESKRYFKPEFLNRLDDLVVFHMLEKKDLDQIVDLEIDKLLKRLREKEISLTLETSARDLLVKKGFDPAYGARPMRRAVERYLEDPLAEALLRGDVKPGDTAKVSCPEGKEELVFETIGEKAQPDSAGV, encoded by the coding sequence ATGAACAATTTCACACCCAGAGCCCAACAGGTGCTGGCCCTCGCCCGAAAGGAGGCCGACCGCTTCAACCACAGTTATGTGGGCACCGAGCATCTTCTGCTCGGTCTCATCAAGCTGGGGCAGGGGGTGGCGGTCAACGTTCTGGAGCGCATGGGGCTGGATCTGGAAAGTGTCCGGATGGAAGTCGAAAAAGAAGTCGGCACCGGCACCGGACAAAAGATTTCCGGCAGCATCCCCTACACGCCGCGCGTGAAGAAGGTGCTGGCGCTCGCCAACAAGGAGGCGAAGGCCCTGAACCACTCCTACGTGGGCACCGAGCACATCCTGCTCGGCCTGCTGCGCGAGGGTGAGGGCGTGGCCGCCCGCGTCCTGCGCCGCATGGATGTGGACATCCAGCGCACCCGCAACGAGATCCTCGCCGAGATCGACCCGAACTTCACTCCGGACGACGACGATGACGAGGAGACCGAGGAAGAGGACGAAAACTTCGAGGACGAAGGCGGCGAAACCGAGGAAACCGAAGCCGAGGGCAAGACCAAGACCCCCGCGCTGCGTGCCTTCGGCCGCGACCTGACGAAGCTCGCCCGCGACAACGACCTCGACCCGGTGATCGGGCGCGAGAGCGAGATCGAGCGCGTGATCCAGATCCTGTGCCGCCGCACCAAGAACAACCCGGTGCTGATCGGTGAAGCCGGTGTCGGCAAGACCGCCATCGTGGAAGGCCTCGCCCAAGAGATTGCCTCGGGCAACGTGCCGGAGATCCTGCGCGACAAGAAGGTTATCACCCTCGACCTCGCGCTGATGGTCGCCGGGACAAAGTACCGCGGCCAATTCGAGGAGCGGATCAAGGCCGTGATGGACGAGATCCGCAAGGTGAAGAACGTGATCCTTTTCATCGACGAGCTGCACACCATTGTGGGTGCCGGTTCGGCAGAAGGCGCCATGGACGCTTCCAACATCATCAAGCCGGCGCTCTCGCGTTCCGAGCTGCAGGTGGTGGGTGCGACCACGTTGAACGAGTACCGCAAGTACATCGAGAAGGATGCCGCCCTCGAGCGCCGCTTCCAGCAAGTGAAGGTGGACGAGCCTTCCGTGGAAGATGCGATCAAGATCATGCAGGGCCTGCAGGAGAAATACGAGACCCACCACAAGGCGAAGTTCACACCGGAAGCGGTGGAGGCCTCGGTGAAGCTCACCTCCCGCTACCTCACCGGTCGTTACCTGCCGGACAAGGCCATCGACGTGCTCGATGAAGCCGGCGCCCGCGCGCGCATCGGCCAGATGACCCGCCCGCCGGAAATCAAGCAGCTCGAAGGGGACATCGAACAGGTGAACCGCGAGAAGATCGGTGCCATCGGCGAGCAGGACTTCGAGAAGGCTGCTTCGCTCCGCGACAAGGAGAAGCAGATCAAGAAGACGCTCGACGAAACGCTCAAGAACTGGCGCGCCAAGTCGGAGGAAACCGTCGTGGAAGTCGGCGATGAAGACATCATGGCCGTGGTCTCCAAGTGGACCGGCGTCCCGCTCCGCCGCATGGAGGAGAAGGAAGCCGAGAAGCTGCTCAAGATGGAGAGCGAGCTGGAAGGTCGCGTGATCGGTCAGGACGAGGCGGTGAAAGCCATCTCGAAGGCCCTGCGCCGCTCGCGTGCGGACCTGAAGGATCCGCGCCGTCCGATCGGTTCCTTCCTCTTCCTCGGCCCCACCGGTGTCGGTAAGACCTATCTCGCCCGCAACCTTGCCGAGTTCATGTTCGGCGATGCGGATGCGCTCATCCAGATCGACATGTCCGAGTACATGGAGAAGTTCACCTCCAGCCGCCTGATCGGGTCGCCTCCCGGTTACGTCGGTTACGAGGAAGGCGGCCAGCTTTCCGAAGCGGTCCGCCGCCGGCCTTACTCCGTGGTGCTCTTCGACGAGATCGAGAAGGCTCACCCGGACGTGATGAACCTGCTGCTCCAGATCTTGGAGGAAGGCATGGTCACTGACTCGCTCGGTCGCAAGATCGACTTCCGGAATACCATCATCATCCTCACCTCGAACGTGGGTGCCTCCACCATCAAGCGCCAGACCTCGCTCGGTTTCGGTGCTATGTCGGAGGACAACGCGGATTTCGAAGGGATGAAGGAGAAGATCCTGGAAGAGTCGAAGCGCTACTTCAAACCGGAGTTTCTCAACCGTCTGGATGACCTTGTGGTCTTCCACATGCTGGAGAAGAAGGACCTCGACCAGATCGTGGATCTCGAAATCGACAAGCTGCTCAAGCGCCTGCGCGAGAAGGAGATCTCGCTCACGCTCGAAACCAGCGCCCGCGATCTGCTGGTCAAGAAGGGCTTCGATCCGGCCTACGGCGCGCGTCCGATGCGCCGTGCGGTGGAGCGCTACTTGGAAGACCCGCTGGCCGAAGCCCTGCTCCGCGGCGACGTGAAGCCCGGCGATACTGCCAAGGTCTCCTGCCCGGAAGGGAAGGAAGAGCTGGTCTTCGAGACCATCGGCGAGAAGGCCCAGCCCGACAGCGCGGGGGTCTGA
- a CDS encoding protein arginine kinase: MMRFTTLIKNPADWMTGEGADNAVVLTSRIRLARNLRGEPFPGWAKKEQRRQTLEILRPAVENLPCMKDAFSQELDDLSSVQKQVLVERHLISREHAARGEGSAAVIERRQSIALMLNEEDHLRMQAIRPGMSLRAAYESLAAVDEELEQSLELAFDHDLGYLTTCPTNLGTGLRASSMLHLPALVLSDQIGQVLQAVNKIGLAVRGLYGEGTESLGNLFQISNQSTLGESEETILRRLERVIAQVATHERNARDKLLEDDPEMVSDKIGRAYGVLRHAWIIDSKEALNHLSLLRLGGDLGFLPQETVKSCDALLMDIQPAHLQLHSGRKLTPEERDQIRAEIVRSRLQTLEAPDIRSTRKKNGNDPDPEIL; the protein is encoded by the coding sequence ATGATGCGATTCACCACACTGATCAAGAACCCCGCCGACTGGATGACCGGTGAGGGCGCCGACAATGCCGTCGTGCTGACCTCCCGCATCCGCCTGGCGCGGAATCTCAGGGGCGAGCCCTTCCCCGGCTGGGCGAAGAAGGAGCAACGCCGCCAGACGCTGGAGATCCTGCGGCCCGCGGTGGAAAACCTGCCCTGCATGAAGGATGCCTTCTCGCAGGAGCTGGACGACCTGAGCTCGGTGCAGAAGCAGGTGCTGGTAGAGCGCCACCTTATCAGCCGCGAGCACGCCGCCCGCGGGGAGGGGAGTGCCGCCGTCATCGAGCGCCGCCAGTCGATCGCCCTGATGTTGAACGAGGAGGATCACCTGCGCATGCAGGCGATCCGCCCGGGCATGTCGCTGCGCGCTGCTTACGAGTCGCTGGCCGCCGTGGATGAGGAGCTGGAGCAATCGCTGGAGCTCGCCTTCGATCACGATCTGGGCTACCTCACCACCTGCCCGACGAATCTGGGCACGGGCCTGCGAGCGTCTTCCATGCTCCATCTGCCCGCTTTGGTCCTGAGCGACCAGATCGGTCAGGTGCTTCAAGCGGTGAACAAGATCGGCTTGGCCGTGCGCGGGCTCTACGGCGAGGGGACCGAGTCGCTGGGAAATCTTTTCCAGATCTCCAACCAGTCCACCTTGGGCGAGAGCGAAGAGACAATTTTACGCAGGTTGGAGCGCGTAATCGCCCAGGTTGCGACACATGAGCGCAATGCCCGCGACAAGTTGTTGGAGGACGATCCGGAGATGGTGAGCGACAAGATCGGTCGCGCCTACGGGGTCCTCCGCCATGCGTGGATCATTGATTCCAAGGAAGCTCTGAACCATCTTTCCTTGTTGCGTCTGGGCGGTGATCTGGGCTTTTTACCTCAGGAAACCGTAAAATCCTGTGATGCCCTCCTAATGGACATCCAACCGGCACACCTCCAGCTACACAGCGGCCGTAAGCTTACCCCCGAGGAACGCGACCAAATCCGGGCGGAAATCGTCCGCTCCCGGTTGCAAACCCTCGAAGCCCCTGATATTCGTTCAACAAGGAAAAAGAACGGAAACGACCCAGATCCTGAAATTCTATGA
- a CDS encoding UvrB/UvrC motif-containing protein encodes MDCDICGKKAKVHLTQLVGGQIKKIALCDDCAKEKGVTDPTGFALAEMLLGKTPGKVVAPVPPVVQGFGRRCPECGFTLDDLRRIRRFGCAGCYTTFKEEVNQMLRGMHKGSKHCGKVPAGLMELHERTQRLEELRGRLDQAITSENYEEAAGLRDEIRQIEIKTSTRSTERP; translated from the coding sequence ATGGACTGCGACATCTGCGGCAAGAAAGCAAAGGTGCACCTCACCCAACTGGTGGGCGGGCAAATCAAGAAAATCGCCCTTTGCGACGACTGCGCCAAGGAGAAGGGGGTGACCGATCCCACCGGCTTCGCGCTGGCGGAGATGCTGCTGGGCAAAACGCCGGGCAAGGTGGTGGCTCCCGTGCCTCCCGTGGTGCAGGGCTTCGGCCGCCGTTGCCCGGAGTGCGGGTTCACGCTGGATGACCTCCGGCGCATCCGCCGCTTCGGCTGCGCGGGCTGCTACACCACCTTCAAGGAGGAGGTGAACCAGATGCTGCGCGGCATGCATAAGGGCTCCAAGCACTGCGGCAAGGTGCCCGCCGGGCTGATGGAACTCCACGAACGCACCCAGCGGCTGGAGGAACTGCGCGGCCGTCTCGACCAAGCGATCACCTCCGAGAATTACGAAGAAGCCGCCGGCCTGCGCGACGAGATCCGCCAGATCGAAATCAAGACCAGCACCCGCAGCACCGAACGGCCATGA
- the ilvE gene encoding branched-chain-amino-acid transaminase, which produces MKIWLDGELVDESEAKVSVFDHGLLYGDGVFEGIRFYNRRVFRLEEHIRRLFDSARAIVLEIPWTQEEVCKFVVETVAANGLDDGYIRLVVTRGSGGLGLNPYLCKRASMFIIASTISLYPQEHYENGLAVITCATRRPAPAALMPQVKSLNYLNNIMAKVEAIQAGALEAVMLNEQGYVAECTGDNIFLIRDNVMHTPQVSDGALDGVTRRVILELADQLGVPVLERQLTRYDIYIADECFLTGTAAEVIPAVELDRRKIGTGKPGPVTQRFIAAFKELAGSTGTPID; this is translated from the coding sequence ATGAAAATCTGGCTGGACGGCGAATTGGTGGATGAATCCGAAGCGAAGGTGTCCGTGTTCGATCACGGCTTGCTCTACGGCGACGGCGTCTTCGAGGGCATCCGCTTTTACAATCGCCGCGTCTTCCGCCTAGAGGAGCACATCCGCCGTCTTTTCGATTCCGCCCGCGCCATCGTTTTGGAGATCCCCTGGACGCAGGAAGAGGTCTGCAAGTTCGTGGTGGAGACTGTCGCGGCCAATGGCCTGGATGACGGTTACATCCGCCTGGTGGTGACCCGCGGTTCCGGCGGCCTGGGCCTGAACCCGTATCTCTGCAAGCGGGCGAGCATGTTCATCATCGCCTCGACCATCAGCCTCTATCCGCAGGAGCACTACGAGAACGGCCTCGCCGTGATCACCTGTGCCACCCGCCGCCCCGCGCCCGCCGCGCTCATGCCGCAGGTGAAGTCGCTGAACTACCTGAACAACATCATGGCGAAGGTGGAGGCCATCCAGGCTGGCGCTCTCGAGGCCGTGATGCTGAACGAGCAGGGCTACGTGGCCGAGTGCACCGGCGACAACATCTTCCTCATCCGCGACAACGTGATGCACACCCCGCAGGTGAGCGATGGCGCGCTGGACGGGGTGACCCGCCGCGTGATCCTGGAGCTGGCCGACCAACTGGGCGTGCCGGTCCTGGAGCGACAGCTCACCCGCTACGACATTTACATCGCGGATGAATGCTTCCTGACCGGCACCGCTGCGGAGGTCATCCCCGCCGTGGAACTCGACCGCCGCAAGATCGGCACCGGCAAGCCCGGCCCGGTCACCCAGCGCTTCATCGCGGCCTTCAAGGAACTGGCCGGCAGCACCGGCACGCCGATTGATTGA
- a CDS encoding 5-formyltetrahydrofolate cyclo-ligase produces the protein MTSPRDDSKPALRRVLRASRPDEAGQIAQSAEIRTHLLEWLRHREEKVIASFFALPGEALLLPLMVELPQFRWVLPRITGDGLMEFHHVDPGLKDIVTGPYGISEPTPESPVCPLEEVEIFLCPGIAFTRSGKRLGRGKGFYDRALAQADPEAVRVAVCYREQVHPELPTEEHDARMHCLATADGVAECSRS, from the coding sequence GTGACAAGTCCCCGCGATGATTCGAAACCCGCCCTGCGCCGGGTCCTCCGGGCCTCGCGCCCGGATGAGGCGGGCCAGATCGCCCAGTCCGCTGAGATCCGCACCCATCTGCTGGAGTGGCTGCGGCACCGCGAAGAAAAGGTCATCGCCAGTTTCTTCGCCCTGCCGGGCGAGGCCCTGCTGCTGCCGCTGATGGTGGAGCTGCCGCAGTTCCGCTGGGTGCTGCCGCGGATCACCGGGGACGGGCTCATGGAGTTCCATCACGTTGATCCCGGGTTGAAGGACATCGTGACCGGTCCCTACGGGATCTCCGAGCCCACACCGGAATCCCCGGTATGCCCGCTGGAGGAGGTCGAGATTTTTCTTTGTCCGGGGATTGCCTTTACGCGGAGCGGCAAGCGACTGGGACGCGGCAAGGGCTTCTACGATCGCGCTCTGGCGCAGGCGGATCCCGAGGCAGTGCGGGTGGCAGTGTGCTACCGGGAGCAAGTTCATCCCGAGCTACCAACCGAAGAGCATGATGCGCGGATGCATTGCCTGGCGACGGCGGACGGGGTGGCGGAGTGCTCGCGATCATAG
- a CDS encoding phosphatase PAP2 family protein, whose product MPLLPWIKRAQVPLLILLILAGIGAFLEIAVEVRENETRELDEKLLLMMRKPGNPADPIGSDRIEEMARDLTALGGMTLLTGVTLVATGVALFAGRRRLALLGLSSVILGSVVMNLLKHGFDRPRPDLVEHATVTHHSSFPSGHSMMAALVYLTLGILLARTQSRKRVRTFIVAISMLVTVLVGVSRVYLGVHWPTDVAAGWALGGAWAVMFWLAAIKFDPQSAPEK is encoded by the coding sequence TTGCCATTGTTGCCATGGATCAAGCGGGCTCAGGTGCCCTTGCTGATCCTGCTGATACTCGCGGGGATCGGTGCCTTCCTGGAGATCGCCGTGGAGGTGCGGGAGAACGAGACGCGGGAGCTGGACGAGAAGCTGCTCCTGATGATGCGCAAGCCGGGGAATCCCGCGGATCCCATCGGCTCGGACCGGATCGAGGAGATGGCGCGGGATCTCACCGCGCTCGGCGGCATGACTTTGCTAACCGGCGTGACCTTGGTGGCGACCGGGGTGGCGCTCTTCGCGGGCAGACGGCGCCTTGCCTTGCTCGGGCTGAGCTCGGTGATTCTCGGCTCGGTGGTGATGAATCTGCTCAAGCACGGCTTCGATCGCCCGCGACCGGATCTGGTCGAGCATGCCACCGTCACGCATCACTCCAGCTTCCCCAGCGGTCACTCGATGATGGCGGCGCTGGTCTATCTCACGCTGGGCATTCTGCTGGCGCGCACGCAGTCGCGGAAGCGGGTGCGCACCTTCATCGTGGCGATCTCCATGCTGGTCACGGTGCTGGTGGGCGTGAGCCGGGTCTATCTGGGCGTGCACTGGCCCACGGATGTCGCAGCGGGCTGGGCGCTCGGCGGGGCCTGGGCGGTGATGTTCTGGCTCGCGGCGATCAAGTTCGACCCGCAGTCCGCGCCGGAGAAGTAA